Within Amycolatopsis sp. cg5, the genomic segment GCAGCCCGCAGCCCGCCGAACTCGGCGAGCAGCGCCGCCAGCGGGTAACCGACGCCGGCCCCGATGATGGAGACCACCGAGATCAGGGCGATCGCGGCCGCGCCGCGCTCCTCGGGAAGGTGGTCGCGGGCCACGCCCATCATCAGCGCCGTGAGACCGAGTCCGACGCCTTGGGCCGCTCTGCCCGCGAGCAGCCAGGCGAACGGCAGCGGCAGCACGGTGAGCGCGCTGCCGGCGACGACGATCGCCAGCGTGGCGAGAATAGTGGCCCGCCGGTGCGGACCGGCCCCGAGCCTGCCGAGTACGGGGGTGGCGACGGCTCCGCTGAGCAGCGCGATGGTCAGCGTCCACTGCGCGCTGTCGAGTGAGACGTGGAACGTGGTCGCCACGCTGGTGATGAGCGGCGTCCCGAGACTCGCGACCGCCGCCACGACCAGTGCGATGAACAGCAGGGAGGGGACCAGCAGACGGGCCTCGGACCGGATCGGGGCAGCGCTCATGGGCCGGTCACCGGTCCGGCTTCGCTTTCCAGCTCCGCCAGCCGAAGCAGCGCCGGAAGAGCCGCCGCCAAGGCATCGGCCTCGTCAGCGGTGAGCTTGTCGATCAACCGCCCGTACGCGTCGACGCCCGCCTGGCGGCGCGTCCGGACGTACGACGCGCCCGCCTTGGTCAGGCACACCAACGTGACCCGCTTGTCGGACGGATCGCCCTTCCGTTCGACAAGCCCGGCTTCCTCCATCACCCGGACCAGGACGGTCATCGCGGGCTGGGTGACGCCCTCGGCCGCCGCCAGATCGGTGATCCGTCGCGGACCGGTTTTGGCCAGGGTGGCCAAGGTGGCGGCCGAGGTTAGGCTCATGTCGCGGGGAAGGCGTCTCACGGCCCTGGTGGCCAGGCCGTAGAGGGCCGCCCCAATGGCGTCCGAAGCGTCGTGTCGGCGACTCACCTCTGAAACATAGCAGATTTATATGAATCGTTTATGCGACTCAGCCGGAGTGCCCCGCCGTCCAGCAGGTGGCTCCGGTGTGACAGGTGGTCAGGCCGGTGACCGCGGAATGCAGTTCGGCCAGCCTGGCCGGGCTCAAGGTGCCTGCGAGATTGTGCAGCTGATGCGGGTCGGTGGTGCGGTCGTAGTACTCGCGTGTGCCGTCGGAGTACTCGACGTAGGTGTAGACACCGGTGCGGATCGCGCTGTAAGTGGGCGGGTTACCACTGTTGGGCGCGGGGAGATCGGGATCGTCGGGGAGCGCGTCCGGCCCATGGTGCTCGACCAAGGACGTGGTGCGCCACCCGGCACCGGAACCGCCGCGCAGCAAGGGAGTCAGGCTTCGTCCATCCACATCGGACGGTACGGCGGCGCCGGCGAGCGACTGGAAGGTCGGCGCCAGGTCGATGTTCTGGACCTGCGACGTGTTGGTGGAACCGGGTGCCACCCCAGGCCCGGCGACCACGAGCGGGACCCGGATGTCGGTGTCGAAGGCGGTCATCTTCCCGGGATTGAGCCGATACTGGCCCATGTGATAGCCGTTGTCGGAGCTGAACACGACGTAGGTGTCACCGGCCACGCCCGCCTTGGCCACGGCGGCACGCAGGGTGGCGAGCAAGCGGTCGACGGACTGCACGGCCTGCACCCGCTTGCGGAACCCGGTGTCGATGGCCGTCTTCTCGGCGTCGCTCAGCGGGGTACGACCGGCGAGCCACGACGGCGCGTCGGAAGGCAAGGTGTCGAACGCCGGGCCGCGCGGAGCGGTGAGCCCGGGGAACGAGTCCGCGTCGCGCGGCGCCGGGGTGTACGGCCCGTGCGGGGCGAAGGTGGCGATCTCCAGCATGAACGGCTGGTGCGCGGCGGCGGAGTCGGCGATGAAGTTCGCGCCTTTGCCTGCCAGCACGTCGACCATGTAGTCCTGCGGGCGATTACCGTAGTGCACGACCTTGTGGTTCTCGTTGAGGTCGTAGTTGAACTCCTGGTAGCCATTGCCGCCGACGTCCCATTCCGACCAGCCCGGCGGGACATAGGGCCGCGTGCCACCCTGGGTGTCCGCGGGCAGGTACCCGTTGAGGTACTTGCCCATCATCGCGGTCCGGTAGCCACTGGACTGCAAAGCGGTGGCGAAGGTCTGCTTTTCCTCGCCGTGGCCGTGGAAGTAGCCGAACCCACCGTCGGCGCCACCGTTGGTGAAGACCCCGGTGTCGTGCGGGAAGCGTCCGGTGAAGATCGACGAGCGCGAGGGGCAGCAGAGCGAGTCGGTGACGGTGTAGTCGTTGAACGTCACCCCGTCCGCTTGGAGCCGCTGCACCTGCGGCATGTGGGCGATCAGGTTCCAGGACAGGTCGTCGGTCAGCACGAAGACGACGTTGGGCCGCGCGGTGGCGCTGGGCACCGTCGGCATGGCCTGGGTACCGGTGACCCAGGCCAGCAGCGCGACCAGCACGACGACGATCGGCGTCAGGATCCGAGGGGAACGTGTCATTCGCCCACCATCCCGGACTTCCGTTATCCCGACGTAAGAGCAATGTTCGGGTTGTGTCAGGCGGGGGTACCGGTGGTCGGTTAACGATGAGCGAGGAAACAAGAACATACGGACACGAAAATTTCAAGACGGGATTATGTGCACAATTTTGCCCGCGCCCATTCGGAGTATTCCGCCGCGCGGCACCTTAAGCCCGGCCAAACGTCGTAAACGAGCGTGTAACGCGTTCATGATCCCCGGCGAATGCATGACCGTGAAAACATCAAATACGCGACTAGCCGCAGTTGTCGCAGCGGTGATGATCTGCGCCGGCCTGCAAACAGCGGTGAGTCTTCCCGCGGCTCAAGCATCCACTGTGGAACCGCAACTGTGTCCCGAAGAGGGTTGCGGCGGCGACCCCGGCGACCCCGGCGACCCGGGCGATCCAGGCGTGCCTCCCCCCACCACGCCTGCTCCGACGACCTGCGCCAACCAGGGGACACCCGTCTACAACGGCTCGACGACGTCCTACACCCCCGACTGCGGCACGGGCTACCGCGTCCACGGCTACACCACCGTGCTGCGCTGGGACTCCTACTCCGGCGGCAGCCCGGTCAAATCCGCCCGCATGCAGAGCTACATCCGGTTCGAACGCAACAACGGTGACGGCCTCGACGCCCGCAACACCCGCGTTTCCTGCCACGACAGCTACGGCGGCTCCGGATCCGACCACGAGGACAAAGCCACCAAAACCACCGTTACCTACAACACCGGCAGCGTCCCGCCCGGTGCGGCGGTGACCGTGACGTGCGAGCAGCAAGCCACCTACAACAACATCACCTACTCGACCACTACCGTCCAAACGATCTACGCGCCCCATCCGTACTGATCGGACACTCGTAACCAGCGGTTCCGCACAGTGACGTCCGGCGGCCTGGCGTCGAGCCAGAGCCAGCTCACCAGGCCGCCGGACGGCTGGTAGGCACCGCGACTCACCACAGCGTGTGGCTCAGTCAGCACCCGCCGACGGAATCTCAGCCGACGGGGATTTCGGCTCCGGCCGAATAGCGTTGGGTCAGCCGAAGTCGTAGACCGTGGTGGGGATGCCTTTGGTCAGCAACGTATCGGTGATGATGGGTTCGACGCGTTCCTAGCGTCCGTCCGCGAGGCCGCAGCCGATGCGAGGCATGTGCACACTGGCCCCGAGTCGTACTGCGTGGTCGGCGACGACTGCCAGGCAGTCGGCGATTGCCCCAGCCCCCGAGGTCGTTGCAGACGTGCGCGATGACCTTCGGTCCTTTGGCGTGTGGGCTGCTCGCGTCGCCCTTGATCGCCCGTAGCGCCTGCATTCCGTGATGTTCCAGCGGCAAGCTGCGCTGGCAGAGCACCGATCTCTCAGGCCTGCGCCTATCCCGCGTCAGGGAACTCCCTTTTTTCAGCACAAGGAGCACGAAATTCGTACTGACACTCTCCTACAAGATGTCCTCTACGTCATCGAAAACGCGTAGCGCAGCGGACGCGGTCTTTACAACCTGCGGCCACTCAGGAGAGTTGACGTACTCTTCATCAGACAGCTGGTAGCCTAATCGATCAAAAAGGGTCGCCAACGCGTCGTTCACGGCTCGAATCGCCTGTAGTTCTTCCTTGTTTCGGAGGATGTCACCAACGGTACGCTCCGGAAAATCACGCATTTGAAGATCGTCGAAAGAGTTGATATGGAGCGTAAAGTCATCGTAGCTGCCGTCGCGTGCGTATTCCTCGCGTAGCCACACCCGATTTTGATGCTCGGGGTCCGCCATCGCACGCAGGGCTTCCACGATGTTGGCGCGCATTGCTGGGTAGGTGACGTCTGTCATAGCGCATTCCATTTCGACCAAGTGAGCCACTCCGACAACGGGATATGCCCCAGTTCCGGGTAGTCCTTGAGTTTGCCGTTACCCGGAAGCGGCCTACCGTCGCGACCTATGATCCTACCGCCTGAGCGAACCACGACGTGGTCGACTCACTGGCTTGGCAACCCCATGGAGTTGCCCTTGTCGATACGAATTCCCTCGGCATTCGGGTTCGGGTCGAACCAGCGGAAGCCTTCCTTCTTCTTGTTCGCCACTCCACTCTTCCATGCTCCCAGAATCTTCGAGAGCGCGTCCTTGGGAAGCCGCCTCGTGCTCGGCTGCCGCGTCTGAAGCGGCAGCGGCGGCGTCCGCGTTAGCCGAGGCTGACGAGGCTGCACGACTCGCGGCACCAGTTGCCAGAACAGCATGCCGCGAGTCGAGCGCTGTCATGCCGATGACCGCGCGTTCGTCACCACTACCGGCCTTCTCTCAACGACCCGTACGGTGTCGCTTCAAGTCGGTCGCGCCCTGTCGAAGTCCGAGCGGATCAACCTGGTTGTTGAGGTCCTTGATCGTGACTTCGGTGGCTTGAGCAGGCCGACAGGACCATTCGGGCTTGTCCGTCAGGCGAGCCCTTGAGTGCTGCCTGCTGAGCTTCATGGACCTGCGGCACGCCGCGCCAACTGAGCTGTTGCGATGTCGCGGACACGGTCACGATCGTCGACGCGCACCGACTCGATGACACGCCAGGCTTCGTCGTTGTCGATGTTCAGCAGCACGTCGAGCGTCTTGAACGCGACTTCGTGGTACTCATCCCATTCCGGCCGCCACTGCAACGCCCGCTCCAACGCAGGCACCGAACTCGCAGCCATGAGGCCGAGCAAAAGCGACAGGACGTCTCCGGGCCTGGCGTTCTCGTCCCGGCGATCCAGGGCCTCCGCGAGCACCGGAACATACCTGCAGGAACGTCTCTGGCTGGCCAGAAACAGGTAGGTCTCGAACAACGACCACTCCGCGTTGTCCAAAGATCGCTTGAGCCCGCACACGATCAGATCCTCAACGGACTCGTACGCGTCCAGAAACCCGACATCGTCACCCCACCATGGGTCAGCCGTGCGCACAAAGCTGTCGAACGCCGCAAAACTCATGGCAACCGCACCCGCTTCAAAGCCGACGATCTGGGCGTTGAACAGTACAGACGAACCTTCGCCCTTGCCACGGCAGCCGTCGCGCAGGACTACGCGGAGCAGCTCAGCGGTGACGTTGCCGCGACGAAGTCACCGCAGCGGGGCTCGCGGACGCCGATCATGTCGCCAGCAGGCTTTCTTTCGACCGTCAGCGCCCCTCAGCGACGCCGCGCGTTGACATCCGCTCATGCCGATGAGCAGACCTCGGCGAAGTCTTGCGAGTGGTGCCATCGCCGCGTCGTCCGTGTCGCCCTTGAGAAATCTGACGTGTAACAGCGTCAGCATCTCACGCAGAGAATTGGCTTCTTGCGGGATTTCGGCCAGCTGCGAAGGTCTGTCGCGTAACAACTTGGCAAGCCCGGCATAAGCCGCGGGGTCTTCCGGCGCGGAGGCGACGGCGTCCACCAGGTAGCGAACGGGCGCCCGAGACTGCGCCATCGCTGCGCGAGAGTTGCCCACCTACGTCCTGTTCGGCGACGTGTTCCTGCGTTCGCGCTGCTACCTCATAAACCGACCAACCAATTGAGTTCGGTGCTGTACTCTGCGATGACGTTTTCCGCAGCTTCGCGGGTGAGTTCCGACAGCACGAAAAGATTGGGTGCGTAGAAGTCGACGGGTCTGGCTGTGGTGCCTTCGTAGTGCCGATCTTCGGGGTCGTCCCAGCCGACCGCTTCGGCGAGCTGTTCTCGGTCGTAGAGGGCGACAGGGAACCGTCGGTCGCCGTAGACCAGCGCGGCGTCCTCACCCCAGCCGTCCAACTTCCACGTTGACTTCGGCGTCGGGGCAAGGTCGAGCAGCCAGTCGAGGCGGCGCGCCATTCGCGCCAGTCCCTGATGGACGGCTTCCCTCGTGACCTCGGGCACGATGATCATATTCGGCTCGTAGAGGCTGGATGTCATGTCGGCGTACTGCGTGATTCGAGTCGGACCGTAGAAGTTCGCGTCGAACCGCATGTCGCCGTGGGCCAGCTGCGTCGTCAGGTAGTCACGCTGCGTATTCATCCACCAGTCACTCTCGTCGTCACAGTGCCCGTCGGGAAGTGCGAGAGTCCATTCGTCAGTCATTGCACCAGTGTCTGGGCCCGGTCAACTACATTTCGCTAGGAAGTCAGGGTGGACCGCCTATCTGACCGCAACGAACACAACCAAACCGAACCGCTGCCAGGCAACGCACTCTCATGCCGCGAAGCGGGCGTGGTTTCAGCGCTGTCGGGCCCACCTGTGCCGTCGGATGCGGGACGGTCACGGTTCAGGGTGCCTTGTGGTGGCGGCGAGTCGTGGGCGGTCGTGATCGGATGTCGGTCAGCGCCCACGGCTGCTGGCCATGTCGCAGATGGCCTGCGAGGAGGTTTCCGATCCTCTTGGGGGTGAAGTTGGCGTTGTGGATGGCGGTTGGGGTGGGCTCGATGCAGTTCCAGGAATACCCGTTTGGAGCTGGAGGGAGCCGATCAATGAAGTACTCCGAAACCGAGTTGTCCCCGTCGGTGTGCGCGACGAACACGTATTCATCGTCGACGCCGGTCTTGTCGATATCGACGAGCGCGCCAATGGTCGTGGTGAGGTTCGCCTGCTCGCGGAGGGCACGCCGCAATGCGTCCTCGAACGGCTGGTCGGTGCCGTCGACCCTGCGGCCAGGCAGCAGATGTCGATGGGTGCC encodes:
- a CDS encoding MarR family winged helix-turn-helix transcriptional regulator, with the translated sequence MSRRHDASDAIGAALYGLATRAVRRLPRDMSLTSAATLATLAKTGPRRITDLAAAEGVTQPAMTVLVRVMEEAGLVERKGDPSDKRVTLVCLTKAGASYVRTRRQAGVDAYGRLIDKLTADEADALAAALPALLRLAELESEAGPVTGP
- a CDS encoding sulfatase, yielding MTRSPRILTPIVVVLVALLAWVTGTQAMPTVPSATARPNVVFVLTDDLSWNLIAHMPQVQRLQADGVTFNDYTVTDSLCCPSRSSIFTGRFPHDTGVFTNGGADGGFGYFHGHGEEKQTFATALQSSGYRTAMMGKYLNGYLPADTQGGTRPYVPPGWSEWDVGGNGYQEFNYDLNENHKVVHYGNRPQDYMVDVLAGKGANFIADSAAAHQPFMLEIATFAPHGPYTPAPRDADSFPGLTAPRGPAFDTLPSDAPSWLAGRTPLSDAEKTAIDTGFRKRVQAVQSVDRLLATLRAAVAKAGVAGDTYVVFSSDNGYHMGQYRLNPGKMTAFDTDIRVPLVVAGPGVAPGSTNTSQVQNIDLAPTFQSLAGAAVPSDVDGRSLTPLLRGGSGAGWRTTSLVEHHGPDALPDDPDLPAPNSGNPPTYSAIRTGVYTYVEYSDGTREYYDRTTDPHQLHNLAGTLSPARLAELHSAVTGLTTCHTGATCWTAGHSG
- a CDS encoding NUDIX hydrolase, which encodes MSVRLSAVIKTPNGHLLVLRQDLPDGTHRHLLPGRRVDGTDQPFEDALRRALREQANLTTTIGALVDIDKTGVDDEYVFVAHTDGDNSVSEYFIDRLPPAPNGYSWNCIEPTPTAIHNANFTPKRIGNLLAGHLRHGQQPWALTDIRSRPPTTRRHHKAP